The following are encoded in a window of Chloroflexota bacterium genomic DNA:
- a CDS encoding IS5/IS1182 family transposase, translating into LVENAFRHLKEWRAVATRYAKTSASYLAACQIRALALWIKLL; encoded by the coding sequence TTGGTGGAAAACGCCTTCCGCCATCTCAAAGAATGGCGGGCAGTAGCCACCCGCTATGCCAAAACGTCGGCCTCTTACCTGGCTGCCTGCCAGATCAGAGCCCTGGCGCTCTGGATAAAACTACTTTGA